The genomic region ATTTTTCATAATTGGtagaatataacacacacattctgtttcattacaggaggatgatgaagaaaccttatcagctgccacagagagggaagatgcagagaggcctgctgaagtatacacctttttttttttaaataactttggcTCAGTTAATAGTGTTGTTCCACAATACAACTTGcaacttctttctctctaacagaGCCATGCTGGAAATTACAATGGGGAAGAAGGTCCATCAACctccacagcacagcttaccTCAGTAAGATGTTGTTCAGCATTGACCCACAACTTACAATGACACTAAATAGACATGGCACTGaaattcaatgtcatttatgttCCTATAGCTCcctgtgaaacaactttacaaggtatatttagaatctcaaataaacaaatcacaccTAGAAATGGAGCACATAAGGCTGCAGATcaccaaaacagaaaaggaaatacaacTGCTGGACCATCAGTTAAAGGTGGGTGACGTGCCCACAGgtggatgttttttaattgtttcaacaACAAAGGATTAACAACTGTACAAAATTTGTCCTTCTAGGAAATAAAGAAGACCTCATAAAATGAGATGCATATTGTCGTTCTTGAACATTGGGGAGGTGATGGGTCAGTTAGAAATGATTGACACATATCATGTCTCTAACAGCTCTTCCATCTCGTGTATCAGCAGGGGGGGTATGATTAATACCTGGATCACAGGGGGAAAGAGTAGGACATTGTTCTCCTCTAATAGTGGCAATGTTGTGGAGAACCACACATGCCACTATAATGTCACAAGCTCTCTCTGGGGTGACCCTGAGCCTAcgaaggcactggaaacggggCTTGAGTATCCCGATGGTCATCTCCACTCTGGCTCGTGTCCTGCAGTGAGCCAAGTTGTAGTGTCGCTGTGGGCCAGGCTCAGGGTCAGGGTAAGGGGTCAGCAGATAGTGCTGGCAGGGGTACCCTCTGTCTCCGAGTAGGTAACCATCGAACTCTACTATGATAATACAAGatacagtttgtttcagttgcaataggaggaaacaaaatatttgatcataggatataactatatactgtatataaattatatatataaactcaccACCGGCAAATCTGGCACTCAGTGTCGACTCACGAAACATTCGTGAGTCATGCACAGACCCAGGCCACTTCGCTTCCACATTGTTAATCATGTGGGCTCCATCACATATGATCTTCACAGTGGAGAACAGTAATTAGCTGTATGGTGTAGTGTATTTAATTTGGAATGTTAAAGGCTACTATTTAGGCCTACCTGCACATTAATgctgtggacagatttcctATTCACATAATCTCCTTCATTTATTGAAGGAGCGATGATAGGAATGTGAGTGCCATCTATGCAGCCAATCACACCTGGAAAccctaaaatatatcaaattgacTGATTAGTGCTTCAAGTCTCAAAGCTTTATGACATAAATGAATTACTGCTTAGACTGATACCTGCAATTCTGTGGAACTCTTCTTTGAGAAGTCTGGTGGGTCTGTGACTTGGGAACACTACAAACGTGCATAGTAGCCGTTTCAGTGCAAGTGTCACATTTCGGACAGCCCGACAGACAGTTGCCTTGGACACATGCTCTGCATCACCGACGTTATACAAAAAACTGCCGTTGGCAAAAAAACGAAGTGCAATACAAAGAATTTGCTCGGAACTGAGAGCATTTCCACGATGCGTCATGTGAGCGATGTGAGGGCTGAGAATAtcgtttatataaattatagatgATGCAGAGAAACGGAAACGCTCAAACAGATACTCATCAGGGAATGATAAAACATCCAATCGGGGTCTAATAATCCTCTCCCGGTGGAGATGTCTGCGGAGTATCTGCGCCTCGACATCAACTGGCTCTTCAATAAAAGGACAGGCCATGTCTGCCACTGCCTTCAGTCTGCAGGCTTCAACTTAAGAGCAGGAGAAACTCGGGGTTAGTTGAAGAAAACCTGCCAGCGAGCAGGTTAGGTTCACGGAGTATGTTGCCAGGGTAACTGACTCAGAGTAAAGCTGAACTGgctttgtgaaactgaaaaaccagagtttccctCATCTCAGGGTTAACTAACTCAGAGTTTTCACTaaacctgctttgtgaaacgggcccctggacatccctccaaaatggatgaaaagacaagatgaaaaccggtcagggaggcttccaagaggccgacagcaacattaaaggagctgcaggaatttctggcaaggactggctgtgtactacatgtgacaacaatcttccgtATTCTTCATATGTTTGGGCTATGGGGCAGGGTGACAAGACAGAAgcttttcttaccaagaaaaacatccaagtcCGGCTAAATTTtgcaaaaacatacatgaagtctccaaaagCATGTGGGGCAATGTGTTATGGTCTTATGAAACCGAGGTTGAACTTCTcggccataattccaaaaggtatgtttggcgcaaaaacaacactgcacattcacccaaagaacaccctacccacagtgaagcatggtggtggcagcatcatgctttggggctgttttacttcagctggaacaggggccttagtcaaggtggagggaattatgaacagttaaGAAAAACcagtcagttttggcacaaaaccttcaggcttccattagaaagctgaagaggaatttcacctatcagcatgacaatgacccaaagcacacatccaaatcaacaaaagcatggcttcactagaagaagattcatgttttggaatgacccagccagaccccagacctgattccaattgaacatctgtggggtgatcagaagagggctgtgcacaggagatgtgctcgtaatttgacagatttggagccttttgcaaagaagagtgggaaaatattgccaagtcaagatgtgccatTATATTAGactcctaccccaaaagactgagtgttgtaataaaatcaaaaggtgcctcaacaaagtattaggttaagggtgtgcacacttatgcaaccaggttatggtaagttttatattttttatttttcctcctaaaagatttcagattgtttttcaactgaattgttcatcttataggtcacattaaaggtggaaaaagtttggacaggatttatcttggtctcatttgtttacatcacaaaaaccttgaaattgaacaggggtgtgtagactttttatatccactgtatgttttattgttaatgccataaacattgaagaaaagccatcatgccaagaaactacaccaggaagacaacctggggccaagcacccctcccagagatggagagtgtagccgctgaggtcatgcaaggaaagaagtccttaagaaaagctggaagggatagaaatattgacaagacaaccatcaaaagattcataaagaaaaaagagaaaggggaagtaaaatcagtagcctggggtgcagtagctgaggtaaagagaatattcacagatgagatggaggaggagcttgccaaacacttgaaacaactagctgaccagttccatggccttgctacagtgaactggcatttgaatacgcagagaaaaacaatatacctgtccctgccaattagacagagaaacaatgtgcaggtaagctagggtgtgcaagagatcacatgaatcaaaataatcataaatgtgcttaattgacctattacaacatgtaaacgttgttatggtagttttaaaatggaaaaagtaagtggatcactttacccccttgatttctctggtctgtctccctTTACCCcaaagctggggtaaagtgagaaacaagaccactttttaaaaaacaatcatattttaactgccctttgtcctgaagacattctgatcatttccattgctaggaaacatcctgaattaatgggaaatgtgtacattttactgatatatacttttagctcgcctagagaggagcaaatgtaaaaaatgtctcacattatcccgctctcccctacccgagggtacaaacccagaacaacaagaatcaagaaagtacatttcttcaaaaatagagcaaaattacaaagtgctataagtaagtgccatttaagtgctaccaaattgttagtttaaaaaaaaaaaaaagaattataatttttttaactttttttttaggcgggccaatttaaaatggatggcgggccgcagatggtcCGCGGTCCGTAGTTTGGACGCCCCTGACGTAGAGGCTTGTTCGGTCTGCGCCCGAAACAAGACGTCCTCCGGGTCACGCATGGGTCTCTTGCAGCCACTTCCCATCCCCTCCAGACCGTGGTCCGACATCTCGGTAGACTTCGTCACAGGGCTTCCGGTCTCTCAAGGTAACACCACTGTCCTCACAGTGGTGGACAGATTTTCCAAGATGGCTAGATTCATTGCTCTGCCAAAACTGCCCTCCGCCGAGGAAACGGCGGAGATCATGATGAACAATGTTTTTAAGGTTCACGGATTTCCCAAAGACATTGTCCAGACCGGGGTGCCCAGTTCGTCTCCCAGTTCTGGAGGGAGTTCTGCCGGCTCATCGGAGCTAAGGCCAGCCTGACCTCGGGTTACCACCCGGAGGCCAACGGCCAGACCGAACGCCTAAACCAGCAACTAGAGACCGGCCTCCGGTGTCTGGTTTCTCAGAATCCCTCGACATGGAGTAAACACCTGGTCTGGGTCGAGTATGCCCACAACCTACTGCCCACCTCGGCCACAGGTATGTCACCACTCAAGTGTGCATTTGGTTACCAGCCTCCTGTTTTCGCAGACAACGAGTTGGAGGTGTCTGTTCCCTCCGCCCATGCCATGGTTCGCCGCTGCCACCGCAGTATCTGGTGGACTGGGTAGGATATGGTCCTGAGGAGAGGCAGTGGGTTCCATCTCGTCACATTGTCGACGCTACACTCATCGCAGACTTCCACGGGGACCACCCTGACCAGCccggggtcggatttataaaggaTTGCGTAGGATTCCTACTAAAAgtttgcgtacgcacaaaagccgAAAATGGCGttggccaaagctaattccgatttataaaaccgtgcgtacgcacacctgaacgcaatgttcacagtccacttggaaacattcgtaggtggatctgcctccaaatccgccctccacacgcccaccgTCAACCatgaatggtcaatgcaaagcacggcacgaacattaaatgatgccgctgaccaatgggtttccaccgtgagtcctgacggaggcatggcatcaagcgatgtgaagaggaagtgcaactttctgacactgatatcgaggtgtttgttagtgaggtgaagagagattttatgggacagcagtgatgtcactaataaagaacactgacactctgccgctgctgtggataacacaatgtgtgagatcagaaatcgctgaactcTCATTCTGCAACTgtcatttgcatgcacacatcacgcagatccccgcaccactgtcacggcagtatttatttatttagagaatcggaccgaaTCGGACATCTGTGGATCCTTACCTCCACTGGGATATGTTTTGGAAAGTGTCTTCATTTCttataagtgatctcctgtgcgttCTGTGCTCCGTGCGCTCCGTGCGCTCTGTGGCacggtcacgttcactgcagtgaaaagAAGTACTGAAGATAttatagaagatattattaaaaactattaatgactcggctctataactccactgttaaatagaatattaacgtaatttgctgtaagttgttttatatatttttaaattaaaaggctcgggtggagcagatatgtcgcgcgagcaaaactaagatgttggttttaatgtaaatgatgaagtggatcaataatctgcttcaattcaacacctcttgtacagtgccttgcataagtattcaccccccttggactttttcccattatgtgctgttactaactggaattcaaataaacttaaataaactttttcccgtttgatcaacaaaacatgcatagtactttggaggtgcaaaataaattttattgtgacacaaacaataatgagaacaaaaaagttgacatctgttgggtgcataagtattcacccccctgtgtcaatacttggtagaaccccctttcgctgcaattacagctgcaagtcttttggggtatgtctctaccagctttgcacatctagagatggaaaggtttgtccattcttcttggcaaaaaagatgaagctcagtcagattggatggagaccgtctgtgaaccgcaatcttcaagtcttgccatagattctctattggattgaggtctgggctttgactgggccattttaagacattaacattctttaatccaaaccattcctttgtagctctggctgtatgtttagggtcattgtcctgctggaagatgaacctccgccccagtctcaagtcttttgcagactgcatcagattttcttcaaggatttccctgtatttggctccatccatctttccctctattctgaccagtttccctgtacctgctgaagagaagcatccccacagcatgatgctaccaccaccatgtttcactgttgggatggtgtgctcagggtgatgggcagtgttgggttttcgccacacatagcgttttgcattgaggccaaaaagttcaattttggtctcatctgaccagagcaccttcttccacatgtttgctgtgtctcccacatggcttctggcaaactccaaacgggattttttatggatccctttcaacaatggctttcttcttgccactcttccataaaggccagatttgtggagtagacgactaatagttgtcctgtggacagattctcccacctcagctgtggatctctgcaactcctccagagtaaccatgggcctcctggttgcttctctgattaattttctccttgtccgactcttcagtttgggtggacggcctcctcttggtaggtttgcggttgtgccatattctttccattttcttatgatggattttatggtgctcagagagatgttcaaagctctggatatttttttataacctaaccctgcttcatatttctccacaactttatccctgacctgtttggtgagctccttggtcttcatgatgctgtttgttcagtaatgatctccaacaaactctgagtccgtcacagaacaggtgtatttatactgagattaaattgcagacaggtggaccctatttactaattatgtgacttgcaaatgtgacttgtgaatgcaattggtcgcaccagatctttgttaggggtttcacagtaaagggggtgaatacatatgcactcaacacttttcagatttgtatttgtaaataattgtgaaatccatgtaatatttccccccacttccaaatgatgcactattttgtgttggtccattacataaactcacgatgaaatacattttaatctgtggttataccatgacaaaatgtagaaaagtccaaagggggtgaatacttatgcaaggcactgtatgcatcgccactttcccgtctgcaaaacgttcgtacgcatgggtcagagtttgcttagaaatacgcaaattttcccgtcaagttcgtttttataaatcccaactttggcgTGAGCAGTGGCGTACGCAggtttcaggccccgttttgtgcatacgcaacggttataaatccgacccgcTGGGATATACgcacattttcccgtcaagttcgtttttataaatcccaactttggcgTGAGAGGTGGCGTACGCACATTTCAGGgcccgttttgtgcgtacgcaacggttataaatccggggggggggggggtactgtcacaccgcggtgagggttgtcttgtcttggggtttctgtctcgtaacttccttttttattttgaaatcctaactctcctctcgtttcaggtcacttgcccttcctcatgtgtcactgattccggattgtttccacctgttcccttcaccctcatgtgcttatagtctgcgtctcccctttgtcttgtgccaaaGTGTTTCGTACTTGTCTGTGCACCTAAGCCCttttccacagtcattgtcgttTTCTGCCTAGGAGTTTTGCTACAGTAagttttttctgtttcctctttgagAGTGATTTTTCGTCTGTTAAAGTTTTCTAGTTTAGCTTCGTTTTGTGTTGTTGgtaatctgtttttcttcctcccttttggagcgatttatgtttagagagttttagttagtttgatgAGCCTCCTGTTTAGGTGAACCTTTTCTTTTGTACCGTTTCATAgtagtttggttttcctccttcggGAGCGCTTTTGATTTCTTGCTCTAGCCTTTTGGTTGTCCTCCTTCGGGAGAGATTTATGTTTTatacctctttctttttctagtgAGTGTTTTGTATATATTAAGTGAGTTTTTTTCATAGCCCGATTGTCACTCTTCATAGAGGATAAGAATTCAATAAAGTGTGCTGGTACGTGTaatcctctgcatctgagtcctcaTTTCAGTCCAGGCCTGACAATAGGCATTTACATCATATTCAAACAGGTTCAAGTACCGCCTATGCTCTAAACACCTTCACTTCAATTGAAGTATCGGCTGGTCTCATTACTTCCATTCTTATCTAAAGCTATTGAAAGGGTAGTTTTCAAACATAGTTCAGAGTTCTTCTGAGAGAACATTGTCATTTGATCCAAATCAGTTGAGCTTGAGTTGCAGTGGAGTCCTCAGCTCTTAGTTTGGTATATATCAGCAGCCTTTGATACAGTAAACCCCACATCTTCCTGCTATTTGTGCTCtccatataaaaaaattaacgcaCAAGCACATGAGTGCCACAAATTGGATATTTATCAGCCCTGTCAAAAGATACCAGCCAGATAAAAGTTGCCTTTAACGATGAAAACTAGGCTCCAAGAGTTGGTGTCGTTTTTTTTGTCCAGAAATTCTCTGATCGGAGTGAAGATCTGACAAACTCAGGAAGTTCCTGCAGAACAGGTACCTGTTTAGCAGGAAGTTGAAATAGTCTGCTTCCATACTTTTAAAAGGATAAAACACCTAAATTATTTTCATAGCACTTTCATCCAATTgtaattgtttgtatttatattgtacttttctagtcttgatgatcacccaaggctctttacagtacagttttatatttacccattcacacacacattcatacagtgcatctattagcagcactttgttattctatgcggggcaattcggggttcagcatcttgcccaaggacacttcggcatgcagatggataagaatggggatcgaactgccgaccttcatgttggaggacACAGCCGCCCCTTGTACTGTACACTATGCCTTTCACTCGTCTGGACACAAACgcactccctcacacacactctcatacacacacacacacgggatgAATGGTTCTCCATACAGTCAAGTAATTTGCTCAGATTCAGCAGCATCGCAGAGACTTGCTGTCTAGGCAAATGACTGGAGAGAATATCATGTCATGGAAACTTACACTATGCTAAGGAATGGTCACAGTATAACAGTTTTGCTAGGTGACGGCTCTGCTCACGTGGTTGATAAAGGTAATGACACACAGATTAATTAGAAGAGGGACTACATAATGATAAAACAAGCTTACAGAAGCTTacaaaatcattatttagaacaGGGTTACTTTTCGAGGAGTTCCCTGAACAGAAAATCTTGAGGGCTGTTAAAACTAGCTATCATATTAgtgcttttcacacacacatagaagatgGTGACAGTAATATATAACCTTATTAAAAGGCtatacattacattttatgGTTAAAGCtatggaaaataaacataagAACCAAAACTAACTCAGTGTAATGTTATTCAGAATTTGAATATAATGACAGAAGAAAATGAGACTGCATGCTCACATTTCGATCAGGAACCAGGttcattcaaatgttttatgcAGTGATAACATTAGTCTATTACAACAGGAGTTGAAGAAAGTGTCATGGAAGGGTTTACTAGGAGCGGACTTGCAGTTTCATAATTCTCATCTTAGTGATACAAGTTAGTTCAGCTGAGTTGGTGACAATTCATATTTTCTCTTGAACTCAAAGCTTGTCATGCAACCGTTGGAGCCCTGAGGTGGAGTAAAGGTGGTAGAGCCTGTGGACTTGGAaacataatattttttaaattatcagaTAGAAATATTGCGTACATGGTGAAAACATTCCAGGGGGTCCTGTGTCTTCATAGTGGCCAAccgccattttgaaagcacactCACTCACGCGCATACTCCCATACAAATCTGTATATAGTAAGTACACCTTtagtagtttgtgtttttatactttattatcttCATAATAGGGGTTTTTCTTTAACAAATGTTGTCTTCATTAATGTTACATAAGTGTGAATTTTGCTAACTACCTATATGTTGATTTTGGTtatagtttttaatttaattgttaatcagaGTTCAATCGACAAATTggctatgaagggtggtgccccgaagTAACTTTAATCAATAAACATTAATTCTGAATGactacattttaattattaatatacaATATCTTTTTCTAGTAACTAAATTTATTGATTTCCCAAAGgcacaccatttaatggtgtCACGCTTAATGTATCATATGCATAACAATTGATATGCAGCTACACATAATCCCTGAATTAAACACCCATGCATCAGTGACGGAATCAAGCAGCataagggcggctgtggctgaggggtagagtggtcgtcctctaacctgaaggtcggcagttcgatccccagtctgacccatctgcatgctgaagtgtccttggcaagatgctgaaccccgagtGGCCCCcaatagaataactaagtgctgcgaatagatgcactgtatgaatgggtgaatgtagaactgtactgtaaaaggctttgagtggtcatcaagactagaaaagcgctatataaatacaaaaccatttaccaaagcCATAAGGAATAATTTAAGCTGGTTGGAAATAATTTCTACTGAAATACTGTAAAACATAGAAGTCTGGCCTGAATCAGCCAACATTGTCACACTGAAATTGAGGGGAATCTCTTACACGTCCAGCTTTGGGGCATTGGGGACTATGGATGTTTGCTTTCAAAGTGGTCCAAAATGTGGAGCAGACGAAAAAttggaaaacacaaatacagacagcaggtgaaaaacacattcaaaaaaGCTAGTTATTTCCAAGATACAAGGCACCCACTCCATGTCTTTGGTATATTTTCAGATAAATCgttattaaatacatttgctCAGGTGAATCAATTAGGATATATATAAGGATATATGGTCTTTCACAACAAGATCAGTCAGCAGGTCAAAGTATACATCCATGATGTAAAAAAAAGGCCAGAGTCTTAATACTCGGCCAGAGTAGCTTCAACATTCAGAAAGGGGCTTTTCTCGAAGTGTACAAGGGGAATACAGGTTTGAAGATTTGGTTTTAGATCAGCTATGGTTTATCTTTCCATCTTATTACAATATTACTGTGAAGAGAGGATCTGCAGGAgccctatttaaaaaaataacccTAACCATTAACTCCAGCCTACTGATCAAGACTATATTGTaatgaaaaatagataaatatcaAAGTCAATGGAGCTTTTTAAATCAGTTGTTCTAGGCAGTGTAGCTATCTGCTACAGGGCCAAAGCAATACATTACATGAAATGATCTGGTACAGGTGTTACATACATCATGCTTACACATAATATAAACTTTTTAATACATGCTTTCATTGAAAAGTCAAAACCTTAAGAACAATTTCATGTTTCATGAAGCCCCTTTACAGAGTGCTATCCTAAGGTCATGGGTAAATGACACCAAGGTCATTGGAGAATAGTTATTTCTTCACCTATGCACATACCTGACACATGTACTCTAGCCATCGCTGCTGTTTTCTGGTCATGCCCTTTGCTCTTCTTGATCTCTGACTGCTTTTTGGCTGGGACTGGAACTTCTGGTGCCCGCGGGCCATATTTGATGCTACACCTGAAGAACTTGTACAGGAATTTGATCTGCACAACACCTCAAAGAAGGTGATGAATAATCAGCTGTGAGTGACTTAAAAACGTTGCCTGTAAAGAATGACTTCCAGGAAAATGGAATGCACCAAGGGACTGAAGGTTGCTCTTATTTGAAATGCGACGCTTCTGCAGCAGCTAAGGCTTCAGATAAAATAACCTTTATGATGATAGTTTAAAGAAAGCTGTGTCAAATACCACTTACAGTCCTAAACATGTGTGAGACCGCAGTGGCTGAAAACAATCTTTTAAAACTAggttaaatgtcacattttggGGTTAGAAGTATAAGGCACTTAACTCTGATTTCCTAAAAGATATGGACAAAACACTAGAATTACGCCAGGGCTGTGGGTCTATACAccgcgttccacattattatgcaaattggatttaacattcattttttagtt from Pleuronectes platessa chromosome 10, fPlePla1.1, whole genome shotgun sequence harbors:
- the LOC128448960 gene encoding putative nuclease HARBI1 — protein: MACPFIEEPVDVEAQILRRHLHRERIIRPRLDVLSFPDEYLFERFRFSASSIIYINDILSPHIAHMTHRGNALSSEQILCIALRFFANGSFLYNVGDAEHVSKATVCRAVRNVTLALKRLLCTFVVFPSHRPTRLLKEEFHRIAGFPGVIGCIDGTHIPIIAPSINEGDYVNRKSVHSINVQIICDGAHMINNVEAKWPGSVHDSRMFRESTLSARFAGVEFDGYLLGDRGYPCQHYLLTPYPDPEPGPQRHYNLAHCRTRARVEMTIGILKPRFQCLRRLRVTPERACDIIVACVVLHNIATIRGEQCPTLSPCDPGINHTPPADTRDGRAVRDMICVNHF